Within the Verrucomicrobiota bacterium genome, the region CGTGGACACCAAACGGTAGAATCCGCTCGCCATCGCATTTCCGTACACGCGTTGAGAGTAACGCGACCGAGTTTTAGAAAATGAAGATCAAATTGAAACGCATTCCCGGCTCCATCACTACGCCCAAAGGCTTTCTGGCCTCGGCCGTCTTCTGCGACATCAAACGCCTCGGCACCGGCAAAGGTTCGCAGAAGGGAAACAAGCGCGACCTCACGCTCATGGTTTCCGAGGTGCCCGCCACCGTCGCCGGTATGTTTACGACCAACCAGGTCTGCGCCGCGCCGGTGAAAGTTTGCATCGAGCGCGTGAAGCGCGGAGCGGCACAGGCCATCGTGGTCAACTCCGGCAACGCCAATGCCTGCACCGGCAAGCAAGGTCTTGCGGATGCCTGTGAAATGGTGAGCTTCACAGAGCGCGCGCTGAACTTGCCGAAAGGCTCAACGTTGGTTGGCTCGACCGGGCGCATCGGCGTCACGATGCCGATGGAAAACGTCCGCACCGGCATTATCGAGGCCGCGACGCTGCTTGGTTCAAGCGCCGAACACGCCGCGCACGCTGCCGAAGCCATCATGACCAGCGACACGAAGCCGAAGCAAATCGCGGTTGAGTTCAAACTCGGCGGCAAGACCGTGCGCATCGGCGGCATCTGCAAAGGCGCCGGAATGATTCAGCCCGGCATGAGCGCCACCGGCAAACGTCCTGCCGCGATGCCGCTTCACGCCACGATGCTTTGTTTCATCACCACGGACGCCGCCATCGAAGCGAAGGCATTGCAGACCGCGTTGCAGGAAGCCGTGGCCAACAGTTTAAATCGCATCACTGTGGACGGCGACATGAGTACCAACGACACGGTGCTCGTGCTGGCGAATGGGCTGGCGGGAAATCCTCCTCTCGTAGCAGCCGACGTGAGGAGGCTCACTTCAAAAAATGGAGGCGAAGTTGGAGCCGACTCACGTCGGCTGCCACGGAACTTTGAAGTTTTTCAATCCGCGCTCGACCACGTCTGTCTTGAACTCGCCAAGATGATCGTGCGTGATGGCGAAGGCGTGCATCGCGTTGTGACTGTGCGGGTGAACGGCGCGAGGTCTATTCAAGACGCTGATGCCGCCGCGCGGGCCGTGGCCAACAGTGCGTTGGTGAAAACAAGCTGGCACGGCGGCGATCCGAATTGGGGACGCATCATTGACGCCATCGGCTACAGCCCGGCGACGGTCGTTGAGGAAAAGATTGATATTGGCTACAGCGCCCCCGGTAGCCTGAAGATTTTGTGGAGTCTCAAGCGCGGCCAGCCGACCGACACAACGTTCAAACAACTCTGTGCGACCGTCGCGCCGAAGGAATTTGATTTGCATATCAACCTGAACCTCGGCAAGTCCAGCGCCGTGATGTATGCCGCCGACTTGACCGAAGCCTACGTTGACTACAACAAAGGCGACGTGACCGACCCGACGACACTCGGAGGTTGAACACTTGACGGGCCGCGAAAGGGCGGTAGTCTTTTTGTAGCTACATTATGAAAACCGTGGTTCAACAATGGGGAAATAGTCTGGCGCTGCGCATTCCCAAGGCGTTCGCGCATCAAACCTGCATCAAGAAAGGCAGTGCGGTCAGTCTTTCGGTGGAAAACGGACGCATGGTCGTGAAACCGATCAGGCCGCGGAAGTATTCGCTCAAGGAACTCGTTTCCAGGATCACTTCGCAAAACCGTCACCCGGAAACCGATTGGGGCAAAGCCATGGGAAAGGAAATCTGGTAAATGGCTGCCTACGTGCCTGACCGTGGCGACGTGGTGTGGATAAACTTCAGCCCGCAAGCCGGGCACGAGCAAGCCGGGCGGCGTCCCGCCGTCGTCCTGTCGCCCCGCAGCTACAACAAACCTTCAGGCCTGGCATTGTTCTGCCCGATCACCAACCGCGCCAAAGACTATCCGTTTGAAGCCAACCTGCCGCAAAATGCGCCCGTGACTGGCGTGGTACTGGCGGATCAAGTCCGCAATCTCGACTGGCACGCGCGCCGCGTTGAATTTATCGGCGAACTGGATTTGGAAACGCTGGCCGACATTCTCGCGCGCCTCCGACCGCT harbors:
- the argJ gene encoding bifunctional glutamate N-acetyltransferase/amino-acid acetyltransferase ArgJ → MKIKLKRIPGSITTPKGFLASAVFCDIKRLGTGKGSQKGNKRDLTLMVSEVPATVAGMFTTNQVCAAPVKVCIERVKRGAAQAIVVNSGNANACTGKQGLADACEMVSFTERALNLPKGSTLVGSTGRIGVTMPMENVRTGIIEAATLLGSSAEHAAHAAEAIMTSDTKPKQIAVEFKLGGKTVRIGGICKGAGMIQPGMSATGKRPAAMPLHATMLCFITTDAAIEAKALQTALQEAVANSLNRITVDGDMSTNDTVLVLANGLAGNPPLVAADVRRLTSKNGGEVGADSRRLPRNFEVFQSALDHVCLELAKMIVRDGEGVHRVVTVRVNGARSIQDADAAARAVANSALVKTSWHGGDPNWGRIIDAIGYSPATVVEEKIDIGYSAPGSLKILWSLKRGQPTDTTFKQLCATVAPKEFDLHINLNLGKSSAVMYAADLTEAYVDYNKGDVTDPTTLGG
- a CDS encoding AbrB/MazE/SpoVT family DNA-binding domain-containing protein codes for the protein MKTVVQQWGNSLALRIPKAFAHQTCIKKGSAVSLSVENGRMVVKPIRPRKYSLKELVSRITSQNRHPETDWGKAMGKEIW
- the mazF gene encoding endoribonuclease MazF, producing the protein MAAYVPDRGDVVWINFSPQAGHEQAGRRPAVVLSPRSYNKPSGLALFCPITNRAKDYPFEANLPQNAPVTGVVLADQVRNLDWHARRVEFIGELDLETLADILARLRPLVELEDE